A stretch of the Aegilops tauschii subsp. strangulata cultivar AL8/78 chromosome 4, Aet v6.0, whole genome shotgun sequence genome encodes the following:
- the LOC109751604 gene encoding histone H2AX, with amino-acid sequence MSSTGGVAGRGKAKATKSVSRSSKAGLQFPVGRIARYLKAGKYAERVGAGAPVYLSAVLEYLAAEVLELAGNAARDNKKTRIVPRHIQLAVRNDEELSKLLGSVTIANGGVMPNINQVLLPKKAGPKGELGSASQEF; translated from the exons ATGAGTTCCACCGGAGGCGTCGCCGGCCGCGGCAAGGCAAAGGCGACCAAGTCGGTGTCGCGGTCGTCCAAGGCCGGGCTCCAGTTCCCCGTCGGCCGCATCGCGCGCTACCTCAAGGCCGGCAAGTACGCCGAGCGTGTTGGCGCCGGCGCCCCCGTCTACCTCTCCGCCGTCCTCGAGTACCTCGCCGCCGAG GTGCTGGAGCTGGCCGGGAACGCGGCGCGGGACAACAAGAAGACCCGGATCGTGCCGCGGCACATCCAGCTGGCGGTGCGCAACGACGAGGAGCTGAGCAAGCTGCTGGGCTCGGTGACGATCGCCAACGGCGGCGTGATGCCCAACATCAACCAGGTGCTGCTGCCCAAGAAGGCCGGGCCCAAGGGGGAGCTGGGCTCGGCCTCCCAGGAGTTCTGA
- the LOC109751603 gene encoding uncharacterized protein, with protein sequence MTTTGGRPCNTEAKTLRAAAQCRHCGIHDPQQVTNHQVPTAARADHWTKSTVDTNRHHIQALPRLSTPNASPAAPNHADEESHTCQKGLGLAYNAIKPTRSLDSTKFPSPNQSGVCHSRPRPQAHRCRHTHTTPATFSSSQKKKNLQRFRWTHRRAVQATYTTATPVAVPPPQSGNHPPQQLPTPPPPLALLLRPPRRLSHPRAVDPSPRRVPRRRPGGVEHLTCRRPEPWSGRRPGEQESIIVAGEEHPRRGGGPGRRRGQLLPRQGRRGPRGARGTASWRAPRVSGRNLPAPARWIRRPSACGAGSLFKRPPPWLGATVDDNRPRQQTFLLPLCLSPLPLARSPLPAHDPPPPLAMSPPPSSSEEEASRGKSGSASAMAPGKSSSASAAARGKSGSAGARVPGKSGAAGAVASGKSVWAEMGVAPFQDGQYVRLRNRGRGGYLCADETGRGVSIDPRRGMVNTAWVAQVLETDTNYFVLLRGAYGRHLAVTRAEAGPGHVGFDAAQCAFDEPEDSHVMWWTTPGKNGSVVLLHGTSARLSALRANGRYRRWHRRVTVEAINRSRVTSMMEWEAQVIPMRVERPPYQLRPGGPDIPWHQGSEETVQVNCVVADDNGSTDGQGREALTLHGRSLMGLGDELAQRLGDGLNFQDITLCIQAGNLAQPTVLLTDLPHRDDPVDIVVFRVGTPGHDRLLFPDLDAE encoded by the exons ATGACGACCACGGGCGGTCGTCCTTGCAACACCGAAGCAAAGACCCTTCGAGCCGCCGCCCAGTGCCGCCATTGTGGGATACACGATCCACAACAGGTCACAAACCACCAAGTTCCTACCGCCGCGCGCGCCGACCATTGGACAAAGTCAACCGTGGACACCAACCGGCACCACATCCAGGCCTTGCCCAGACTCTCCACGCCCAACGCATCTCCGGCCGCCCCCAACCACGCCGATGAAGAGAGCCACACATGC CAAAAAGGGCTGGGTTTGGCCTACAACGCAATTAAACCCACCCGGTCGCTGGATTCCACCAAATTCCCAAGTCCAAACCAGTCCGGTGTCTGTCACTCTCGCCCTAGACCGCAGGCCCACCGCTGTCGCCACACCCACACCACACCTGCAACGTTTTCGtcttctcaaaaaaaaaaaaacctgCAACGTTTTCGTTGGACGCACCGCCGCGCTGTTCAAGCGACGTACACTACTGCTACTCCGGTCGCCGTCCCTCCGCCCCAATCAGGCAACCACCCTCCTCAACAACTACCCACCCCACCACCAcccctcgccctcctcctccgtcctccgCGGCGCCTCAGCCACCCGCGGGCCGTCGATCCCTCCCCTCGCCGAGTCCCACGGCGGCGGCCCGGCGGCGTGGAGCACCTGACCTGCCGGAGACCGGAGCCATGGTCAGGACGGCGGCCGGGGGAACAGGAGAGTATCATCGTCGCCGGCGAGGAGCACCCACGAAGAGGCGGCGGCCCGGGTCGTCGACGGGGTCAACTCCTTCCTCGGCAAGGCAGGCGGGGACCACGTGGCGCGCGCGGCACGGCCAGCTGGCGGGCCCCACGCGTCAGCGGGCGGAACCTCCCTGCGCCTGCGCGTTGGATTCGCCGCCCCTCCGCGTGCGGTGCGGGGAGCTTATTTAAACGCCCTCCGCCTTGGCTTGGCGCTACAGTGGACGATAACCGCCCGCGGCAACAAACATTCCTCCTCCCTCTTtgcctctcccctctccccctCGCCCGCTCGCCGCTCCCCGCGCATGATCCACCTCCTCCTCTAGCcatgtcgccgccgccgtcgtcttccGAGGAGGAGGCGTCCCGCGGCAAGTCCGGTTCGGCGAGCGCGATGGCCCCCGGCAAGTCGAGCTCGGCGAGCGCGGCGGCCCGCGGCAAGTCCGGTTCGGCGGGTGCGAGGGTCCCCGGCAAGTCCGGTGCGGCGGGTGCGGTGGCCTCCGGCAAGTCGGTCTGGGCCGAGATGGGCGTGGCGCCCTTCCAGGACGGCCAGTACGTGCGGCTCCGCAACCGCGGCCGCGGCGGTTACCTCTGCGCCGACGAGACGGGGCGGGGCGTCTCCATCGACCCCCGCCGCGGGATGGTCAACACGGCGTGGGTCGCGCAGGTCCTGGAGACCGACACCAACTACTTCGTCCTGCTCCGCGGCGCCTACGGCCGCCACCTCGCCGTCACGCGCGCCGAGGCGGGGCCCGGCCACGTCGGCTTCGACGCCGCCCAGTGCGCCTTCGACGAGCCGGAGGACTCCCACGTCATGTGGTGGACCACCCCGGGGAAGAACGGCAGCGTCGTGCTCCTCCATGGCACGTCGGCCAGGCTCAGCGCGCTCCGGGCCAACGGTCGGTACCGCCGGTGGCACAGGCGCGTCACCGTCGAGGCCATCAACCGCTCCCGCGTCACCTCGATGATGGAGTGGGAGGCTCAGGTCATCCCCATGAGGGTGGAGAGGCCACCGTACCAACTGCGACCAGGAGGCCCCGATATT CCATGGCACCAAGGCTCTGAAGAGACTGTGCAAGTCAATTGCGTCGTGGCAGATGATAACGGGAGCACGGATGGGCAGGGCAGGGAAGCTCTCACGCTCCATGGCAGGAGTCTGATGGGGCTGGGCGATGAACTGGCACAGCGGCTGGGCGACGGCCTCAACTTCCAGGACATCACCCTCTGCATTCAGGCAGGCAACCTTGCGCAGCCCACGGTTCTGCTCACCGACCTGCCCCATAGAGACGACCCCGTTGACATCGTGGTGTTCAGAGTTGGCACACCAG GGCATGACCGACTGCTGTTTCCAGATCTTGATGCTGAATAG
- the LOC109751609 gene encoding uncharacterized protein: MSSAAQAIQSPKAAVDSLAAILGRALPESLAAAGDPAAALLHDDGVARAVTGRLRGAGSGAGQDALCGWLYGTFQSGLPALQLAVLRFVPTLAGVYMSRAVSRKPLAGFEAVLLTLYAHAVAQRGSGEAETVTLPNMAKPSVYHEAIKPAAAAPAAKTGKADDPDVAELSPALEPHGSIRATRRGRIVGAVLELYHAKIGLMPLSSKMDFCEFCVAWTGKHRSDDKARIASAESGEEKWRRVPMPWELFQPALRIVGHCLLGPTNSDQLRTQAARASQCLYLRAMETMDARAVLACRSLVRLSQMVEEPIPEPSFAGVEANMAELETMRANILSGKK; this comes from the coding sequence ATGTCGTCCGCCGCACAGGCGATCCAGAGCCCCAAGGCCGCGGTCGACTCGCTCGCCGCCATCCTGGGCCGCGCGCTCCCGGAGTCTCTCGCCGCGGCCGGCGACCCCGCGGCCGCGCTCCTCCACGACGACGGCGTCGCCCGCGCCGTCACGGGGCGCCTCCGCGGCGCGGGCTCGGGGGCCGGCCAGGACGCCCTCTGCGGCTGGCTCTACGGCACCTTCCAGTCCGGCCTCCCCGCGCTCCAGCTCGCGGTGCTGCGCTTCGTGCCGACCCTCGCGGGCGTGTACATGTCCCGCGCCGTCTCCCGCAAGCCGCTCGCCGGGTTCGAGGCCGTGCTCCTCACGCTGTACGCGCACGCCGTGGCGCAGCGGGGGTCCGGGGAGGCCGAGACAGTGACGCTGCCCAACATGGCCAAGCCCAGCGTGTACCACGAGGCGATCAAGCCTGCGGCCGCGGCGCCGGCGGCCAAGACGGGCAAGGCCGACGACCCCGACGTCGCCGAGCTCTCCCCCGCGCTGGAGCCGCACGGCAGCATTCGCGCCACGCGCCGCGGCCGCATCGTCGGCGCGGTGCTGGAGCTCTACCACGCCAAGATCGGGCTCATGCCGCTCTCCTCCAAGATGGACTTCTGCGAGTTCTGCGTCGCGTGGACGGGGAAGCACCGCAGCGACGACAAGGCCCGGATCGCCTCCGCCGAGAGCGGCGAGGAGAAGTGGCGGAGGGTGCCTATGCCGTGGGAGCTGTTCCAGCCGGCGCTGCGGATCGTGGGGCATTGCCTGCTGGGCCCGACCAACTCCGACCAGCTGAGGACGCAGGCCGCCCGGGCGTCGCAGTGCCTCTACCTGAgggccatggagaccatggacgcGCGCGCCGTGCTGGCCTGCAGGAGCCTCGTCAGGCTGTCGCAGATGGTGGAGGAGCCGATCCCGGAGCCGTCCTTCGCCGgcgtcgaggccaacatggcaGAGCTGGAGACCATGAGGGCCAACATCCTTAGCGGCAAGAAGTAA